From a single Candidatus Defluviilinea gracilis genomic region:
- a CDS encoding NAD(P)/FAD-dependent oxidoreductase: protein MDTHTIPHVVILGAGFGGLTAAKKLRNAPVRITLIDRNNYHLFQPLLYQVAIAALVPSQVAFPVRTIFRDQKNLTFQMGEVNEINLDEKFVKLDGSVIAYDHLIVAAGGRMNFFGIESVEQNALYIKNIESAIRTRNHLLSMFERASHEADADKRRAMLTFAIIGGGPTGVEVAGALAELISHVMRKEYPELDVREARVLLLEAGGALIASYPDQLRRATLRLLQKKNVEVIFNARLTDFNGQRISLADGTGIEANTLIWTAGVQTAEVVESLEAARAGSGRVRTEATLQLPNHPEVYVIGDAAYLEDENHQPLPMLSTVAIQQGNVAADNIRRAIKGQSQRAFRYKDPGLLATIGRNAAVARIWGLSFSGFIAWVIWVGLHIYRIIGFRNRLVVMINWAWDYFFYDNQVRLITRY, encoded by the coding sequence ATGGACACCCATACAATCCCCCACGTGGTCATTCTCGGCGCAGGCTTCGGCGGGTTGACCGCCGCCAAGAAGTTGAGGAACGCGCCTGTGCGCATCACTCTGATTGACAGAAATAACTACCACTTGTTTCAGCCGTTGCTATATCAGGTGGCGATTGCCGCGCTGGTGCCGTCGCAGGTCGCCTTCCCCGTGCGGACGATCTTCCGCGACCAGAAAAATCTGACGTTCCAGATGGGCGAAGTGAACGAGATCAACCTCGATGAAAAGTTCGTCAAACTGGACGGTTCGGTCATCGCGTACGATCATCTCATCGTCGCCGCGGGCGGACGGATGAATTTCTTCGGCATTGAATCGGTGGAACAGAACGCGCTCTACATCAAGAACATTGAAAGCGCGATCCGCACGCGGAATCATTTACTGTCCATGTTCGAGCGCGCCAGCCATGAAGCGGACGCCGACAAACGCCGCGCCATGCTCACGTTCGCCATCATCGGCGGCGGACCGACGGGCGTGGAAGTGGCGGGCGCGTTGGCGGAGTTGATCTCGCATGTGATGAGGAAGGAATATCCCGAACTCGATGTGCGCGAGGCGCGTGTGTTGTTGCTCGAAGCGGGCGGCGCGTTGATTGCAAGTTATCCCGATCAGTTGCGAAGGGCAACGCTTCGTTTGTTGCAAAAGAAAAATGTGGAAGTGATTTTCAATGCGCGGTTGACCGATTTCAACGGTCAAAGAATTTCGCTTGCCGATGGAACAGGTATTGAAGCAAACACGCTGATCTGGACGGCGGGCGTGCAGACGGCTGAAGTAGTCGAGTCGCTTGAGGCGGCGCGGGCAGGTTCAGGTCGGGTGAGAACCGAGGCGACCTTGCAATTGCCGAATCATCCCGAAGTTTACGTCATCGGCGACGCGGCGTATCTCGAAGATGAAAATCATCAGCCCCTGCCGATGCTTTCGACGGTGGCGATCCAGCAGGGGAATGTTGCGGCGGATAATATTCGGCGCGCGATCAAGGGGCAGAGTCAGCGCGCGTTTCGTTACAAGGACCCGGGCTTGCTCGCCACCATCGGGCGGAACGCGGCGGTCGCGCGGATTTGGGGGCTCTCGTTCAGCGGATTCATTGCATGGGTGATCTGGGTGGGCTTGCACATTTATCGCATCATCGGTTTTCGCAACCGACTCGTGGTGATGATCAACTGGGCGTGGGATTATTTCTTTTACGATAATCAGGTGAGGTTGATCACGAGGTATTGA
- a CDS encoding CPBP family intramembrane metalloprotease — MEENQVEVRQEAREVPWSILDTWLGVVLLILISVGILVVGFLFQEEAKQFARGAGVMFAEMIYLVPVLVIFAWKRIRPGLLGFVKFDSLTMGLGCGLLIVAYGIVIAHNVLLTLLGVDTQGEAVMKMFSELDSPLWLFLTGVIIAPLVEEIFFRGFLFQGFRQRYGWIAALLLSSGIFAASHLDPVSFIPTFVLGAVLGYVYHRSNSLWPSIILHFLNNGFAMCLMLAAIRFPEIFPS; from the coding sequence ATGGAAGAGAATCAGGTTGAGGTCAGGCAAGAAGCGCGGGAAGTCCCATGGTCGATCCTCGATACGTGGCTCGGCGTCGTATTGTTGATACTGATCAGCGTCGGCATACTCGTGGTCGGGTTCCTGTTTCAAGAGGAAGCGAAGCAGTTTGCGCGCGGCGCGGGAGTCATGTTTGCCGAAATGATCTATCTCGTGCCGGTGCTGGTCATTTTTGCGTGGAAGCGCATCCGCCCCGGGCTTCTCGGCTTCGTCAAATTCGATTCGCTTACGATGGGCTTGGGGTGCGGATTATTGATCGTCGCCTACGGCATCGTCATCGCGCATAACGTTCTGCTGACGCTTCTTGGCGTGGATACGCAAGGCGAGGCGGTGATGAAGATGTTTTCCGAACTCGATTCGCCTCTCTGGCTGTTTCTCACCGGCGTGATCATTGCCCCGCTTGTGGAGGAAATTTTCTTTAGGGGATTTTTATTTCAAGGATTTCGACAACGCTACGGCTGGATTGCGGCGCTCCTGCTGAGCTCTGGAATTTTTGCCGCTTCGCATCTCGATCCCGTTTCGTTCATCCCGACGTTCGTGCTGGGCGCGGTGTTGGGATACGTGTATCACCGCTCCAATTCATTGTGGCCCAGCATCATCCTGCATTTCCTCAACAACGGGTTTGCCATGTGCCTAATGCTTGCCGCCATTCGCTTCCCGGAGATATTTCCTTCGTGA
- a CDS encoding potassium ABC transporter ATPase, giving the protein MNDILFVGLTLLFFALTFGLLAICDRLMENK; this is encoded by the coding sequence ATGAATGACATTCTCTTTGTTGGATTGACCCTTTTGTTTTTCGCGCTCACTTTTGGCTTGCTCGCCATTTGTGACCGCCTGATGGAGAACAAATGA
- the kdpF gene encoding K(+)-transporting ATPase subunit F: MNALYVIAGVLTLILFGYLVLALLKPEWFG; this comes from the coding sequence ATGAACGCCTTGTATGTGATCGCAGGCGTACTTACTTTAATTTTGTTTGGCTATCTCGTTTTAGCCTTGTTGAAACCAGAATGGTTTGGATAA
- the kdpA gene encoding potassium-transporting ATPase subunit KdpA, with the protein MNIYDWLQILFYLTVLFALVKPLGGYMARVYQNERVVLDPILDPVERFIYRASGVDSKTEMNWKTYAVAMLLFNAIGLLAVYFLQRVQFLLPLNPQGFGAVTPDSSWNTATSFVTNTNWQGYGGETTMSYLTQMLAMTVQNFVSAATGMAVLVALIRGIVRHTTKEIGNFWVDLTRSALYILVPLALALSLALVSQGVVQTFNESQTAVSLQSGEQTIAVGPAASQIAIKQLGTNGGGFFNTNSAHPLENATPFSNFLEMLALVLIPAALCYTYGKMIGDTRQGWSLLIAMTIVFVSLLGVTVWSEKTANPAIEALGVAGGNMEGKEVRFGIVNSALWATATTSVSNGAVNSMLDSYMPLGGLVPMWLMQLGEIIFGGVGSGLYGMLAFVIIAVFVAGLMVGRTPEYLGKKIEAYEMKMASLVILVPVIVTLVGTAIALMSEAGRATIFNPSAHGFSEVLYAFSSTAANNGSAFAGLGANNPFYNTALGLAMLIVRFWLAVPILAVAGSLANKKKTPVSNGTLPTHTPLFIGWLIGVIVIVGALSYLPALALGPIVEHLMIFK; encoded by the coding sequence ATGAACATCTACGATTGGCTTCAAATTCTTTTCTACCTGACCGTTTTGTTCGCTTTGGTCAAACCGCTGGGCGGATATATGGCGCGCGTCTACCAAAACGAGCGCGTCGTTCTCGACCCGATACTTGATCCCGTTGAACGATTCATTTACCGCGCTTCAGGTGTGGACTCAAAAACGGAGATGAATTGGAAAACATACGCCGTTGCGATGTTGCTGTTCAATGCAATTGGCTTGCTGGCTGTCTATTTTCTGCAAAGAGTTCAGTTTTTGTTGCCATTGAATCCGCAGGGATTCGGCGCGGTCACGCCTGATTCTTCATGGAACACAGCCACCAGCTTTGTCACCAATACCAATTGGCAGGGCTACGGCGGCGAAACAACGATGAGTTACCTGACCCAAATGCTGGCAATGACCGTGCAAAACTTCGTCTCTGCCGCGACGGGCATGGCGGTCTTGGTCGCGTTGATTCGCGGAATCGTCCGACACACCACGAAAGAGATTGGCAACTTCTGGGTGGATTTAACCAGAAGCGCTTTGTATATCCTTGTGCCGCTTGCGCTGGCGCTATCGCTGGCTTTAGTTTCGCAAGGCGTTGTGCAAACTTTCAACGAATCACAAACCGCCGTGTCGCTTCAATCGGGCGAGCAGACCATTGCGGTCGGTCCCGCCGCTTCGCAGATCGCAATCAAACAACTCGGCACAAACGGCGGCGGATTCTTCAACACCAACTCCGCGCATCCGCTTGAGAACGCGACGCCGTTTTCAAATTTTCTGGAGATGCTCGCCCTCGTATTAATTCCCGCCGCGCTTTGCTACACCTACGGGAAGATGATCGGCGACACGCGCCAGGGGTGGTCGCTACTGATCGCCATGACGATTGTGTTCGTCTCTTTACTGGGCGTGACGGTTTGGTCGGAGAAAACAGCCAACCCTGCGATAGAGGCGTTGGGAGTCGCAGGCGGGAATATGGAAGGTAAGGAAGTCCGCTTTGGGATCGTGAACTCCGCATTGTGGGCAACTGCTACAACGTCCGTGTCGAACGGCGCGGTCAACTCGATGCTCGATTCATATATGCCGCTGGGCGGACTCGTGCCCATGTGGCTGATGCAACTCGGCGAGATCATTTTCGGCGGAGTCGGCTCTGGGCTGTATGGCATGTTGGCGTTCGTCATCATTGCCGTTTTTGTGGCGGGGTTGATGGTGGGGCGCACGCCTGAATATCTCGGCAAAAAGATCGAAGCCTACGAAATGAAAATGGCGTCGCTCGTGATTCTTGTGCCTGTGATCGTGACGTTGGTTGGGACAGCCATCGCGTTGATGAGCGAAGCGGGCAGAGCCACGATCTTCAACCCGTCGGCGCATGGGTTCAGCGAAGTGTTGTATGCCTTTTCGTCCACGGCGGCGAACAACGGTTCGGCGTTTGCGGGGCTGGGAGCGAACAATCCGTTTTACAACACCGCGTTGGGACTCGCCATGTTGATCGTTCGGTTTTGGCTGGCGGTTCCGATATTGGCGGTGGCAGGCTCGCTGGCGAATAAAAAGAAGACGCCCGTCAGCAACGGCACTTTGCCGACGCATACGCCTTTGTTCATCGGCTGGTTGATCGGCGTCATCGTCATCGTCGGCGCGTTGAGTTATTTGCCCGCGCTGGCGTTGGGTCCGATTGTGGAACATTTGATGATATTTAAATAA
- the kdpB gene encoding potassium-transporting ATPase subunit KdpB has translation MTTQTKKQTQMKQEMYRRAIVESFIKLNPRWMVRNPVMFVVEVGSALTTILWIQAIFGQGEAPTSFIGAIALWLWFTVLFANFSEAVAEGRGKAQAESLRKARQDTPAKKVASKAETFDANVKHEIVSSTALRKDDLYLVVVGDILPADGEIVAGIASVDESAVTGESAPVVREAGGDRSAVTGGTRLLSDWLIVKVSADPGHGFLDRMISMVEGAKRQKTPNEIALNILLAGFTIIFLVVCATLLPFSMFSGGAITITVLVALLVCLIPTTIGGLLSAIGIAGMDRMIQRNVIAMSGRAVEAAGDVDVLLLDKTGTITLGNRQAVEFIPVNNLPVQELAEAAQLASLADETPEGRSIVVLAKEKFGLRGKTMEKMHFVPFTAQTRMSGVNFNGTSIRKGAPDTMIELIQSNGGAVASDLKPTVDSIARTGGTPLVVTRDNQALGVIHLKDIVKGGMKESFAHLRKMGIKTVMITGDNPLTAAAIAAEAGVDDFLAQATPEAKLKLIREYQTGGRLVAMTGDGTNDAPALAQADVAVAMNTGTQPAREAANMVDLDSNPTKLIEIVEIGKQLLMTRGSLTTFSLANDVAKYFAIIPAAFAATYPQLQTLNFMGLATPESAILSAVIFNALIIVALIPLALRGVPYRAVGAAQLLRDNLLIYGLGGLFVPFIGIKVIDMALVAFGLV, from the coding sequence ATGACAACTCAAACAAAAAAACAAACTCAAATGAAACAGGAAATGTACCGCCGCGCGATTGTGGAATCGTTTATCAAACTCAACCCGCGTTGGATGGTCCGCAACCCCGTCATGTTCGTGGTGGAGGTGGGGAGCGCGCTGACGACCATCTTGTGGATTCAAGCCATCTTCGGTCAAGGCGAGGCGCCGACGAGTTTCATTGGCGCGATTGCCTTATGGCTGTGGTTCACTGTGTTATTTGCAAACTTCTCCGAAGCCGTCGCCGAGGGACGCGGCAAAGCGCAAGCCGAGTCGCTTCGCAAGGCGCGGCAGGATACGCCCGCGAAGAAAGTTGCGTCAAAGGCTGAAACATTTGACGCCAATGTAAAGCATGAAATTGTTTCCTCCACCGCGCTTCGCAAAGATGATTTATATCTGGTCGTTGTGGGAGATATTCTGCCAGCCGACGGCGAGATCGTCGCGGGAATCGCGTCGGTGGACGAGAGCGCCGTCACGGGCGAATCAGCTCCCGTCGTGAGAGAAGCGGGCGGCGACCGTTCCGCAGTCACGGGCGGCACGAGACTTTTGTCCGATTGGTTAATTGTCAAAGTCAGCGCCGACCCTGGGCATGGATTTTTAGATCGCATGATCAGCATGGTCGAGGGCGCGAAACGGCAAAAGACGCCGAATGAAATCGCGTTGAATATTTTGCTGGCGGGCTTCACCATCATCTTTTTGGTTGTGTGCGCCACGTTACTGCCGTTCTCAATGTTCAGCGGCGGCGCGATCACCATCACCGTGTTGGTTGCCTTGCTGGTGTGTTTGATCCCAACCACCATCGGCGGGTTGCTTTCCGCCATTGGCATTGCAGGCATGGACAGGATGATCCAACGCAACGTCATCGCCATGTCGGGTCGCGCGGTGGAAGCGGCGGGCGATGTGGATGTGTTACTGCTCGATAAAACGGGAACGATCACGTTGGGCAATCGTCAGGCGGTTGAGTTTATCCCCGTCAACAATCTTCCCGTTCAAGAACTTGCCGAAGCCGCGCAACTCGCGTCATTGGCAGATGAAACTCCTGAAGGTCGTTCCATCGTCGTGTTGGCAAAAGAAAAATTTGGCTTGCGCGGCAAAACCATGGAGAAGATGCACTTCGTCCCATTTACCGCGCAAACGCGCATGAGCGGCGTTAATTTCAATGGAACTTCGATCCGAAAAGGCGCGCCCGACACGATGATCGAATTGATCCAGTCCAACGGAGGCGCCGTCGCTTCTGACCTCAAGCCGACAGTTGATTCAATCGCCCGAACTGGCGGCACGCCTCTGGTTGTGACGCGCGACAACCAAGCCCTCGGCGTGATCCATTTGAAGGACATCGTCAAAGGCGGTATGAAGGAAAGCTTCGCGCACTTGCGAAAGATGGGAATCAAAACCGTGATGATCACAGGCGACAACCCGCTCACCGCCGCCGCCATCGCCGCCGAAGCGGGCGTGGATGATTTTCTCGCGCAAGCCACGCCCGAAGCGAAGTTGAAATTGATCCGCGAATATCAAACGGGCGGACGACTCGTTGCCATGACGGGCGACGGCACAAACGACGCGCCCGCGCTCGCCCAAGCCGACGTTGCCGTTGCGATGAACACTGGCACGCAACCCGCGCGCGAAGCCGCCAACATGGTGGACCTCGATAGCAACCCAACCAAATTGATCGAGATCGTTGAAATCGGCAAACAACTCTTGATGACGCGCGGTTCGCTGACCACCTTCAGCCTTGCCAACGATGTGGCGAAATATTTTGCCATCATCCCCGCCGCGTTCGCCGCCACCTACCCGCAATTGCAAACATTGAACTTTATGGGGCTGGCAACGCCTGAAAGCGCCATCCTTTCGGCAGTGATTTTCAACGCGCTGATTATCGTCGCATTAATCCCATTGGCGTTGCGCGGCGTGCCGTATCGCGCGGTGGGCGCGGCGCAATTGCTGAGAGACAACCTTTTGATCTACGGTCTCGGCGGTTTGTTCGTGCCGTTCATCGGCATCAAAGTGATTGACATGGCATTGGTAGCGTTTGGATTGGTCTAG
- the kdpC gene encoding potassium-transporting ATPase subunit KdpC codes for MNTQLRPALTIFILLTVVTGVIYPLAVTGIAQLAFLHQANGSLIVIDGKTYGSELIGQQFDDPKYFWGRLSAVNYDSSTSSGSNYGPMNPALIEAVQARIDALKAADPNNALPIPVDLVTASGSGLDPHVSVAAALYQVSRVATSRGVNEADVVALVNQYTIGRQFGFLGEPRVNVLLLNLALDGIE; via the coding sequence ATGAACACACAACTTCGCCCCGCGCTTACTATTTTTATTTTGCTCACCGTCGTCACGGGCGTGATCTATCCGCTGGCGGTGACGGGCATTGCCCAACTTGCGTTTCTGCATCAAGCCAACGGCAGTCTCATCGTCATTGACGGGAAAACCTACGGCTCCGAATTGATCGGTCAACAGTTCGACGATCCGAAATATTTTTGGGGACGTTTATCGGCGGTCAATTACGACTCTTCCACCTCGTCTGGCTCCAACTACGGACCGATGAATCCCGCTTTGATCGAAGCCGTGCAGGCGCGGATTGACGCCCTGAAAGCGGCTGACCCCAACAACGCGCTTCCGATTCCTGTGGACCTGGTCACTGCTTCGGGGAGCGGACTCGACCCTCACGTCAGCGTCGCCGCGGCGTTGTATCAGGTTTCCCGCGTGGCAACCAGCCGAGGCGTGAATGAAGCGGATGTCGTCGCGTTGGTGAATCAATACACCATAGGTCGTCAGTTTGGTTTTCTGGGCGAGCCGCGAGTCAATGTGTTGTTGTTGAATTTGGCTTTGGATGGAATTGAATAA
- a CDS encoding sensor histidine kinase KdpD, translated as MQRPDPDELLKNIQAEEHSRGKLKIFLGYAAGVGKTYAMLQAAHQRREQGIDIVVGYIETHKRKETEELVEGLEVLPRKQVDYRGTTLPEMDVDAVLGRKPAIVLVDEFAHTNASGSRHPKRYQDVQEILDAGIDVYTTLNIQHLESMNDIVAQVTGVVVKETIPDSVMDEAFEIELIDLPPDELLARLNEGKVYIPEQASRAIDKFFRKGNLTALREMSLRRAAERVDNQMRAYMQTRAIPGPWAATERLLVCISPSPLSERLVRTTRRLSEELNAEWIALFIETPQSIAMSEPKRERVAKILQLAEDLGARSYTVSAGASIESISQTVIEFARKNNITKIVAGKPLRPRWQEMIRGSLVDSLIRKSRDVDVYVVASNDTPSFPADENPFKLHSPLARYLWSVVLVALATLLGGFIGWRLEPTNLVMVYLLAVVVSAVYLGRGPAVLASILGILAFDFLFIAPHFSFSVSDTQYIITFIALFLVGMVISQLTAWASEQAQAARQREAETAELYDLSRDLASSADLETILRQLKKHFEQTFEKAVAVLLAKEDKLEIRISSDDLKLSDEEIAVADWVYRHAEPAGRYTNTLPAAQLRYLPLKTAGGVVGVLGIGKLNSSQMDLAPAKRRLVEAFANQGAQAIERALLEEQTQKISLMQSAEKLQNALLNSVSHDLRTPLVSITGALTALDENYDGMDETTRDTLIENARGEADRLNRLVGNLLNMTRIESGVIKLNLEPRDIQDLIGTAIEQLGWRVGKHQIQTNIPADFPLAQMDFALMVQVVVNLLENAIKYSPENSLIEISASALDSTMRLTIADRGVGIPADDLVHIFEKFYRAHHPQNVGGTGLGLSISKSIVEIHGGTIRAMNREGNGTVVEIELPLGA; from the coding sequence ATGCAACGCCCAGACCCCGATGAGTTATTGAAAAATATTCAAGCAGAAGAACATAGCCGAGGAAAGTTGAAAATCTTCCTCGGCTATGCGGCGGGCGTGGGGAAGACCTACGCCATGCTTCAAGCCGCGCATCAACGCAGGGAGCAGGGCATTGATATTGTTGTCGGCTATATTGAAACGCATAAACGCAAAGAAACCGAAGAGTTGGTTGAGGGGTTGGAAGTTCTGCCGCGCAAACAAGTGGATTATCGCGGCACGACCCTGCCTGAAATGGATGTGGACGCGGTTCTGGGGCGCAAGCCCGCCATCGTGCTGGTGGATGAGTTCGCTCACACCAACGCTTCTGGTTCGCGCCACCCCAAGCGTTATCAAGACGTGCAGGAAATTTTAGACGCGGGGATTGACGTGTACACCACGTTGAACATTCAACATCTTGAAAGTATGAACGATATTGTGGCGCAAGTGACGGGCGTGGTGGTGAAAGAGACCATTCCCGATTCTGTTATGGACGAAGCCTTTGAAATCGAATTGATTGATTTACCGCCCGATGAATTATTGGCGCGTTTGAATGAAGGTAAAGTCTACATCCCCGAACAAGCCAGCCGCGCCATTGATAAATTTTTCCGCAAAGGGAATCTCACCGCCCTGCGCGAGATGTCTTTGCGCCGCGCGGCGGAACGCGTGGATAACCAGATGCGGGCATACATGCAAACGCGGGCGATTCCTGGTCCGTGGGCGGCGACGGAAAGACTGTTGGTTTGTATCAGCCCCAGTCCGTTGAGCGAGCGGCTGGTGCGCACAACCAGAAGATTATCTGAAGAACTAAACGCGGAGTGGATCGCGTTATTTATTGAAACGCCGCAATCTATTGCCATGTCCGAGCCGAAACGCGAACGGGTTGCGAAAATTTTGCAACTCGCGGAGGATCTGGGCGCGCGGTCTTATACGGTGAGCGCGGGCGCCTCCATTGAATCCATTTCACAAACTGTCATTGAATTTGCGCGGAAAAATAATATTACAAAAATTGTGGCTGGCAAACCTCTGCGCCCGCGCTGGCAGGAAATGATTCGCGGCTCGCTGGTGGATAGCTTGATCCGCAAAAGCAGGGATGTGGATGTCTATGTCGTCGCCAGCAACGACACGCCGTCTTTTCCAGCGGACGAGAACCCTTTCAAACTGCACAGCCCGCTTGCGCGTTATCTTTGGAGCGTTGTGCTGGTGGCGCTGGCTACCCTCCTGGGTGGTTTCATCGGTTGGCGGCTTGAGCCTACCAACCTTGTCATGGTCTATTTATTGGCGGTTGTGGTTTCCGCCGTCTATTTGGGGCGCGGGCCCGCCGTCCTGGCGTCCATACTGGGCATTCTGGCGTTTGATTTCCTTTTTATCGCGCCGCATTTTTCGTTCTCTGTTTCCGATACGCAGTACATTATTACGTTCATCGCTTTATTTTTGGTGGGCATGGTGATCAGCCAATTAACGGCTTGGGCGAGCGAACAAGCGCAGGCGGCGCGTCAGCGCGAGGCGGAAACAGCGGAGTTGTACGACCTGAGCCGCGACCTGGCGTCCTCCGCCGATCTCGAAACGATCTTGAGACAGTTGAAAAAACATTTCGAACAAACTTTTGAAAAAGCGGTTGCCGTATTGCTGGCAAAGGAAGACAAACTTGAAATACGGATCAGTAGCGACGATCTGAAATTGAGCGATGAAGAAATCGCGGTGGCAGATTGGGTCTATCGTCACGCGGAACCTGCGGGGCGTTATACAAATACCCTGCCAGCCGCGCAACTACGCTACCTGCCGTTGAAAACAGCGGGCGGCGTTGTGGGCGTGTTAGGGATCGGAAAATTGAACTCGTCTCAAATGGACCTTGCCCCCGCAAAAAGACGACTGGTGGAAGCCTTTGCCAATCAGGGCGCGCAAGCCATCGAACGCGCTTTACTGGAAGAACAAACGCAGAAAATCAGTTTGATGCAATCGGCTGAAAAACTGCAAAACGCCCTGCTCAATTCCGTTTCGCACGATTTGCGCACGCCGCTGGTTTCGATCACTGGGGCGTTGACCGCGCTGGATGAAAATTATGATGGCATGGATGAAACAACGCGAGACACATTAATCGAAAACGCGCGCGGCGAAGCCGACCGATTGAACCGCCTGGTTGGCAATTTATTGAACATGACGCGCATTGAAAGCGGCGTCATTAAATTAAACCTGGAGCCGCGAGATATACAGGATTTGATCGGCACAGCCATCGAGCAACTTGGCTGGCGCGTCGGCAAGCATCAGATCCAAACAAATATCCCCGCCGATTTTCCGCTCGCGCAAATGGATTTTGCTTTGATGGTGCAAGTGGTCGTGAATTTATTGGAGAATGCGATAAAGTATTCTCCTGAAAATTCTTTGATCGAAATTTCCGCATCCGCGCTGGACTCAACCATGCGCCTCACAATCGCGGACCGTGGAGTTGGCATCCCAGCGGACGATCTGGTTCACATCTTTGAAAAGTTTTATCGCGCGCATCATCCGCAAAATGTTGGCGGAACTGGCTTGGGGCTTTCCATCAGCAAGAGCATCGTCGAGATTCACGGAGGGACGATCCGCGCCATGAATCGTGAAGGCAATGGCACGGTCGTTGAAATTGAATTACCATTGGGGGCATGA
- a CDS encoding response regulator transcription factor, protein MTQTNQRILVVDDETPIRRYLRAALTAQGFTVYEASDGNEAIQAVLSHRPDMIILDLGLPDMDGIEVTRRLREWSQTPIIILSVREAENDKIAALDAGADDYLTKPFGTGELMARMRVAQRRQLTNADEPVFQIGALTMDVSRRVVALNEKEIALTPTEYDLLKALITHAGKVITHRQLLKLVWGEGYDDMHILRVNISNLRRKIEPDAARPTYLVTEAGVGYRLRVDS, encoded by the coding sequence ATGACGCAGACCAATCAACGAATTTTAGTTGTGGACGATGAAACTCCCATCCGCAGGTATTTACGCGCCGCGTTGACCGCGCAAGGTTTTACGGTCTATGAAGCCAGCGATGGGAATGAAGCGATTCAAGCCGTGTTGTCTCACCGCCCCGATATGATCATTTTAGATTTGGGCTTGCCCGATATGGACGGCATTGAAGTGACTCGCCGCTTAAGAGAATGGTCGCAAACGCCGATCATCATTCTATCCGTCCGCGAGGCGGAGAATGACAAAATCGCCGCGCTCGATGCGGGCGCGGACGATTACTTGACAAAACCCTTCGGCACGGGCGAATTAATGGCTCGCATGAGAGTTGCGCAAAGAAGACAACTGACAAACGCGGACGAGCCTGTCTTTCAAATCGGCGCCTTGACAATGGATGTCTCCCGCCGTGTAGTGGCTCTGAACGAAAAGGAAATCGCGCTCACGCCGACGGAGTATGACCTGCTCAAAGCGTTGATTACCCACGCGGGCAAGGTCATTACGCATCGTCAATTGTTGAAACTGGTTTGGGGCGAAGGCTACGACGATATGCACATTCTGCGAGTCAACATCAGCAACCTGCGGCGCAAGATCGAACCCGACGCGGCGAGGCCGACGTATCTTGTCACCGAGGCGGGGGTGGGGTATCGGTTGAGAGTTGACTCTTGA
- a CDS encoding zf-TFIIB domain-containing protein produces MKCPVDKTDTLSQIALIEGLPAMQCSNCGGIWVDSNAYLAWRKGRGETESRKSAEIKIDPAWDVDELKLCPNSGHIMGRYKILADSDFHLDRCGHCNGIWFDKHEWDALIELGLHDNVNEFFTRPWQDEIRSSEARNHMDKLYLEKFGADDYEHVKKVREWMKDHPKRGMLLAYLQASDPYAV; encoded by the coding sequence ATGAAATGCCCTGTGGACAAGACCGACACCCTTAGCCAGATCGCGCTCATTGAAGGATTACCCGCCATGCAATGTTCGAACTGCGGCGGGATTTGGGTGGACTCGAATGCCTATCTTGCCTGGCGTAAGGGAAGAGGCGAAACGGAGTCTCGCAAATCTGCTGAAATAAAAATTGACCCTGCCTGGGATGTGGACGAATTGAAACTCTGCCCCAATTCAGGTCATATCATGGGCAGATATAAAATTCTAGCGGATTCAGATTTCCATCTTGATCGTTGCGGTCATTGCAACGGCATCTGGTTCGACAAACACGAATGGGACGCGCTGATCGAACTGGGCTTGCACGACAACGTCAACGAATTTTTCACCCGTCCATGGCAGGACGAGATCCGCTCGAGCGAGGCGCGAAATCACATGGACAAACTTTACCTTGAAAAATTCGGCGCGGACGATTATGAGCATGTCAAGAAAGTCCGCGAGTGGATGAAAGATCATCCGAAGCGGGGGATGTTGCTGGCGTATCTACAAGCCAGCGATCCGTATGCAGTTTGA